The window CGCAGGGATGTGCCAGGTTCTCGGACTTCAGGAACGGGAACCCTTCGGCAGCTACCATGGTGTTAAAATTGGGTACAAGGGCCTGCTACCCGAAGCCCGGACGGTAGAACAGGTGGTTCAGCAGCTCTTCGGGGATCCTGGCCAGGCCATCGCAGTGCTGCCCTTCGGACCCTCGAAGGTTCGGTCCCTGGGAATCATCTCCGGCGGGGCACCCTTTGAGGTGGACCAGGCTATTGATGAGGGGCTGGATCTCTTTATTACCGGTGATGCAAACCATGTGGTATACCACCGTTGTCTTGAAGCCGGCATTAATGTAATCTTTGCCGGACACTATGCGACCGAGGTTTTCGGTCCCAAATTGATGATGCAGCGGGCGGAGGCGGAGCTTGGTCTCGAGGTCCGGTTTATCCATGTACCCACCGGGCTATAGGAATTTGCTGTAGAACCTACCTAGTGCGCAAACGGTTGTACCATTGTACCCCGGCAGCACCACCCATGGACGGAATTCTGGGGTGATAGACTATACCTGGTGCCGATTACAACCCTTTACGCACTACATAAAACGTAAGGATGTGAAGAATGTTGAACGAAAATCATCTAGGAAAACGGATGATCCCCCTGCTTTTAAGTGCGGGATTAATTCTGGCTGATCAATTATCGAAGTTATGGATCTTATCCTCTATTCCCCTGAATACCGTGGGGCACCAGGTAGGGGGAGGCGATTTTTTACGGATCATCCACGTCCGGAACCTGGGTATGGCCTTCAGTCTCGGGGCGGGCATGCCCGATTGGCTGCGGGTCGTGGTATTCATTGTGATACCCCTCTCCATGCTCATTGCTCTGGGTTTTTATCTGGTGCTGAGCCGGGAGCCCAGCACCTTTCAGCGGTGGATCCTGGCGGGGATTATCGGCGGCGGTCTGGGGAATCAGATTGACCGAATTTTCCGACCCCTCGGGGTTGTTGACTTTATCGATGTGAAGTTTTACGGCTTATTCGGGTTGGAACGGTGGCCGACCTTTAATATTGCAGATTCCACCGTGGTGATTTGTGCCATTTTACTGGGGCTGAACCTGCTTTTCGGGCTCGGCGAAGGGAAGAAACACGAAAAGGAACTGGGAGGTATCCGTGAATAAAAAGGTTAATTCGGTATTATTTGTATTAGGCGCCACTGTGGTGAACATCCTGCTCATGCTTATTCTGTTCATCGGTACCTTCGTGCTCTACGGTAGATTTCTGGCTCCCTTGGTAGATCCGTCGGTCTCGCAGTTTATTGTGATTTTTCTGTTTTTTGCATCCATTATTTTGACCTATGTTCTCTATAACGTTCTTGTAAACAAGCTTGCAGATAAGATTGACTTTGATACCTACTTTGATCCTATCGTTAAGCCCCGCAAACGGAACAAGGAAAAATAGAGGACGGCCCTCCTGAGGGGCAGCCAATACTGCCACCCATGGATGGTGTCGCCGAGGTGCAATGCTACAAGCTTTCGCACACTAGATAAAAAAGCAGGCCCCGGGAATGAACCCGGGGCCTTTTTTAAGTACTGCCGGATAGGGATAAACGTGGTATCCGGCAAGAGCCTAGAGACCGGTGGTCCTAGGGTTTCTGCTGCTCGGGCAACAGGGTGACTGAGAAGGATGTATCTTGGTCAAAGATCTCTGCGGCCAGGGTTTGGATGTCCTGGGCGGTGAGGGCTTGGACGCGGTCTGTAAGCTGGGCCGGGGTAAGGATTGGGGATCCCGTGCGGACCGACTGCTCCATTTGGCTGAGCCAGAATGAGTTTTCTACATCCTGGTTTTCCAGGCCACGTATAAGTACCTGCCGGACGGTGGTGAGTTCTTCACTGCTGGGACCCGACTTCGCCAACCCTGCGAGGATTTCGGTGATAGCCTGGAATAGTTCTTCCCGGCGGCTGGGTTCGAAGCCGGTGCTTACGGTGAACCAGGTATCCGGGTAGGGCACGGGCTGATGACCGGTTGATACGCTTACCCCGTAGGAGGCACTTTTATCCTCCCTGATCTCCTTGCGCAAGCGGATGGAGGCTGTCTCCTTCAGCGCCTCCAGGGCGAGCTGCTGGGTCCGGGATAACGGGATATCCTGATTATAGGCGATAAACATAAGCCCCTTATCCTCGATGCCGCGGTACAGGAGGGAATGTTCGTCTGCAGCAGCCCGGATTCCCAGATCCCGGGCGTTCTCGCTACGGTCCTTCCCCGGGGGCAGGCTCGCGAGGTAGGTTTCAGCCAGAGGCCGGAGCTGATCCGGCGTCAGATCGCCGGCGAAGATCAGGGTGAAGTCCCCGGGGTTGTAAAATCGTTCTTGGAATAGACTCAAGGCCCTCTGGGGCTCAACCATTGCAAGGGTTTCGAGACTCAGGGGTTCGCCCCGGGGATGACTGTCAGCGAAGAGCCGGTTGATCTCATCGGAGAATATCGTTTGGGGATCCTTGTCCCGGTTTTCAATGTTGGTTCTCAGGCGGCTGAGGATGGACTGAATTCCGCCTGGCTCGGATCTGACCTGGGAAAGCTGGAGATGTATGAGCTGAATAAATTCCTCGAGATGGGCATTACGGGTAGTGCCCGAAAGGCCCTCAAAATAATCTCCCAGGTAGGGCTGGAGGGAGATTGCTTTGTCGGCCAGGTAGGTTTCCAGGGCGCTGTAGCTGAAATCCGCCAGGCCGCTTTCCGCGAGAAGGGTGGGCGCCAACAAGGCAGTCCAATAATCCTCCTCGGACACCAGGCTGAGTCCCCCCGGACTGAGGGCGGTGAAGAGGACTTCTCCGGGTGTTTCTGTGGAGGGACGAAGGAGGACGGTCATACCGTTGCTGAGTTCCCATGTCAGAATCCCGGTTTCCTGGTTCAGCTCCTCGTTTACAATGCTTCCTGCTTGCGGAGGGACGGGGATGAGGGTGTCCAGAGTTTCCAGGGAAGTTGCTGTCTGTACCAGATCCGCCCGCTGGTTCACCAGGGCTTCCAACTGGCTCGTATCAACCTGGGGATCAGCCTCGGATAGGGAGAGTAGCAGCCGGTAATGTTCCAGGGAGAGCAGCTGGGAGGCATGGGCATTGAAATCACCCAAAGAAATAGATGCAAGGGTCTCAAGCTGGGTCTGGAGCTGCTTCTCGGGACCCAGGTAGGGGCTGTTGGTGAGGAAATGCTGGGTGAATTGTCCAACGATTTGGCCGGATTCGGTGCGGCCTGCCTGCTCCAAGGCTGCCTCAAGGTCAGCCTGGATCCTGGATTTAGCCCGCTGAAACTCCGCCTGGTCTATGCCCTGCAGTTCTAGGTAAGCCGTTTCCTGGAGAAGTGCCGAGAGGGCTCGGGTGAGGTCCCCACCCTGGGCGATGGCCAGGTATGAGACGAGATTGCTTCCCCGGGTCAGCTGCTGGGTGGCAAAATTAGCTCCCAGGAATGGGGGCTCGGAACTTCGGGCCGCTTCGCTCAGCCGGAAGGAAAGGGCGGTGGCTGTGAGGCTGTTGAGCAGCTCCTGGCGTGCCAGGGTTGGGTAATCCTGGGTGTCGGGGGTTTTTTGATACCCGTAGAGCTCCACAATATCGTAGGGAAATTCCGGATCTCCCCATTGGAAGCTTTTTATGCCTTGGTACGGGGGCTGGACGGGATCCTTCCAGGCTTGGGCAGGAGAATCGGCTTGGGCCTGGAGTTCCTCCTCGGTCCAGGTATCTTGGAATGCGGTGATGATTTGATCTTCCATGGTATCGGGTTCAATACTCCCGACGATGGATACCGCCATTCTTGTGGGGATGTACCAGGTGTCATAGAAGGATGTTAGTTCTTCGGCACTCACCCCTTGGATGACTTCGGGGATTCCGATGGGAAGACGGCGGGCGAATTTACTGTTCTCCAGGACCGCGGGTAGGAGGAAGTCTGCTCGCCGTCCCTGGGCGTTCTGCCCTAGGCGCCATTCTTCCATGATGACGCCCCGCTCCTTTTCGACCTCCTGGGGGTCAAAACTCAACCCGTTCATCCAATCCTCCAGGACCTGGAGGGTGGTGGTGAGGATTTCGGGATCGTCGCCGGGGATTTCCAGGATGTATACGGTTTGCTGAAATCCCGTGAAGGCGTTTACCCCGTCTCCAAAGGCCATACCAATGGATTCGAAATAGTCTACCAGGGCTTGTTGGGAAAAGTTCCGGGTGCCGTTGAAGGCCATGTGTTCTACAAAATGCGCAATCCCGCGCTGGGATTCGTCTTCTTGAACAGCTCCGGCATCTACTGCAAGCTGGAGGAATATCCGGTTTTCTGGATGTTCGTTGGGATAGAGGTAGTAGGTTAATCCATTTTCTAACACTCCGGTTACGGCTGATTCCGGAAGTGCTGCTGGTTCCTGAGTTTGCTGCTCAGGGGGGGTGATTCCCTGCTCCGAAGTTACGCACCCGGTCAGAAGGACGAGTGCTCCGAGTAGCAGGGTGATGATGGTTGATAACGGTTTCATAGTGCTCCTCATTGTTTTTGGCATTTGGCTGTATGGAGATTTCCCCCATATCCTAACTGTTTGTTGTACTCATGTGCTATAGTAATATTCATGAATGATGAAAAGAAACCCGGGGTTTCCCATAGGGGAGCTCGGATAGTAAAGGGCCTCGCGTTCCCGGTCATATTGTTGGGGATAACAGTGGTGGGGATTGTTCATCGGGAGACCCTGTTCTCCGTGTTCACCGACCAACAGGCTATGGAGGAAATCCTGGTGAAGGCAGGCTGGCAGGCGCCCTTCCTGTACATGGCCGTTCAGATTATCCAGGTGTTTGTCTTTATTGTACCCGGAGATGTGGTGCAGTTTGCCGGGGGCTACCTGTTCGGGGTGTTCGGCGGGATGGCCTACTCGTTGTTAGGCATCCTCATCGGGTCGGGGATTAATTTTTTATTGGCCCGGTGGTTGGGACGGGCCTTTGTAGAGAGCCTGTTTAATCCTCAGGCTGTTCAGCGATTCGAAACGATTCTGGCCAGTCCCCGGGCGCAGACGGGCTTTTTCCTTCTCTTCCTTATTCCCGGACTGCCGGGAAAGGATCTTCTCTGTTACGTGGCGGGAATTTCTAAACTGAGATTCGGCATGTTTCTCCTTATCTCCATGGCAGCCCGGCTGCCGGGGATTCTCGGATCCAGCATCATGGGAGGCGCTGTGTCCGGCGGACAGTACGGTATCGCCATAGCAGCGCTAGCGCTGGCTGTGCTGCTGTTCGGCTTCGGGTTTATCTACCGAAAAAAAATCCACCAATGGATCGAGATGCGTATCCATAAATCGGATCAATAGCCGTCGGACATGGAGCGATTCATATCTTTTTTAGCCAGTTCAGCATAGACGAATCCGCGGTTTTTAAGGACGTCCCGGACCTCCTGGGGGAAGGGCATGTAGCGCCAGAATATATCCCGGGTCTCCCGGGCTAGTTTCTGGGTTCCCTCGGATTCTTTGGAGATCCAGAGGATGTAGTCCTGGATGAACTGATCCTTAACATCTCCTTTGAGTTTATTATCGCTGAACCACTGGTAGTACCAACCTGTCAGGCCTTCTTCCATCCAGTAATGCTGGGCTTTTTCCTTGGCGACCTGCCACCGCAGGTCCCCTAGGGCGGCAATGACGGCTGTCCTGAGATCCTTGGGATACATAGGTATGGCTAGCCGTCCCCGGCTGGTGGCACGGTTGAATCGTTCGAAGGGTTCCCAGCAGATTCCGTAATCTCCGTAACAGGGGATGAGGATAATATTTGGGACTATGCGGTTGGTCTGTTGTTTGAAGGTGCGCAAGAAGAGGCCGGGGTCCAGGTATTCTACCTCGGCGATGGTATTCAGCACCTGCTCCCGGGTGCCGGTGTCCCGGATACTGCCGTGGTAGTACTGTTTGTATAGGATGGGGAAGTGGTTACCCTGTCGTCCGACGCAGAGTTTTGCCATCTGCCGGAGGGTATTCATCTCCTCCTCGGAGGCCTTGGCGTCGGCGGTGGCCTGGGCAGAATCATCGCCCTCCTGTTCCTCCAGGACGGCTAACTGTTCCTGGATACTGATGAATTCGTTCTGGGCGATTCCCAGCTTCCGGTTGAGGTTGCTCAGCTGCCGGAGCAGGGAGTTAATTTCGGAGAAACTGGCGCGTTGGGGCTCTGTGTAGGGCTGGATGATGGCGTCATGGCCGGGCAGGCTGTCATGGTAGGTGATGCGCCGAGCGGAGTCCATGAGGGAGCCCTCGTGGGCTTTTATCTCTTCCGTGAGATTCTGAAGCAGCTGGGTTTGGGCTTCGAAGCGGCCCCGGGCCTTTTCGAGTTGGGCGTTGATCTGCCGCACCTGGTTTTTCGAAGGGGTCTTGGTCTCATCGGTGGCGGAGGGGGTAACCCTGCCGTAGGACACCTCTTTAAGCCATTCATCCTGGTAAAAAATCGGTTCGCCGCTGGTATTTTTATCGGGGATCTGACTGATAAGTTTGCGTTGCTCGGGACTTATGGCCGTGGGCAGTAGGATGGCAAATCGCAGTAGCATTTTTTTAGGTTCAGGGAATTGCCGGGTACTGACCTTCCCGGCGATACTCCGGTAGAGATCCCATACGCCGGGTACCAGGCGTCCCCGGTGCACTGACCGGTCCTGAGGATCCGTGGCCTTGAGGAATGCGCCTAGGAGCTGATGGACCCGTTTAGAGATGTCCCCCTCGCCGGTGAGGAGGTCCTGATAGTAGGTTTGGGTAAAAACCGGTCTTGGTTCGCCCAGTACGGTTTCCATTTTTTTGAAGGTGGTCCCGGGTTTGGTGCTGGTATCCTGGGATGAATCCTCGGAAAAGAGGTCGGAAAAATCCGGTGCATCCTCTTCGCCAACGGTTTGTTTGAGTACGTCCTCAAAGAGATTATCAAGATCCGATATATCGCTCATGGGGACAAGTATAAAAGTATCCGGATGGGTATTCAATGCTGGATTTCGATGGACCGCTCTGGAGATGGTTCTGGCGGGTAACCGGTATATAGTGTGCAAAAGGTTGTAATTTTGCAACCCGGCGACACCACCCATGGGTTGAATTATTGGTTGCTCCGCTATATCTGGTGTAGTTTACAACCTTTTGCGCACTATCTAACCGGTAGAATCACCCGGGGATAAAAAAACACCGGCGAATGGGCCGGTGTTTTTTCCATAAGAGCTTCAGGATAACTGGAGGTAATGGGACTTGAACCCATGGCCTCTTGCATGCCATGCAAGCGCTCTAGCCAACTGAGCTATACCCCCAAAAAGGTTGTTGTACTATGCCCGGTTATCAAGCGCTTGTCAATACGGGTTCGTGGATTTCCTCGAGATACCCAGTGCGGATGCAGGATTCGAAGAGTTCCTTGGTGAGGGTCTCTTCGGACTCGCTGGTGCCGTAGGGGGTGGTGCTGACCATAAGAATGGTGTAGCTGGAGCGGTTTTCACCGAGGATGGATATGGTGGTTTCAACCCCTGCCATGCCCTGTACTCTGAATTGCCGTCCGGTATGATGGGTGTTTTTCATGACTTCCTCCCGTTACCCTTTGTATCGGAGGTTTGTACCGGGGGCTGTACGGTTTTTTATGTTTATGATTCTCCGTAAGCTGTGTACAATATGCCCATGATTACTCATATCGTAATGTGGAAGACAGCCGGAAAGAATCCGGCGGAGAAGCAGGCTGCAGCCCGGACCATCAAGGAGGCATTGGAATCCCTGCCAGGAAGGGTTCCGGGAATTGAGTTTCTTGATGTCGGACTGGATGAAACACAGGGTCCGAGTTCCTTTGATGTGGTGCTGACTACCAGGTTTAGGTCCTGGGAGGATTTGCAGAATTACCGGGTGCATCCCGAACATGTTGCCGTGGGAGATGTGGTGGCAGCCCATACCGAGGACCGCGCTGTGGTGGATTATGCCGGCGGGTCAGCGGATTATAGCTCCGGGGAGTAGGAGTGATTCGTGAAACGGCCGAGAGGATTCTGAGCTTTTGGGAGGAGAAACCCAACGGGGTGGTGGTATTCCCATCCCAGGTTGGGGTGGATTATTGGGCCAGGGCGCTGATCTCTCGGTTTGGCATGGGTACGGTGCGGCTGGACCGGGTGGTTTCCTGGGACCATTTCAAGGAAGAGGTGTTCCGGGGAGATCAGAGCCGGAGACCGGCGAATATGCTTGTCCGGTCGTTGTTTGCCGAGTCCTTTCTGGCCGAAAACGCCCGGAATCCCCAACTGTCCCGGGTGCTGCCCCGGGAGTACGCCCAGGATTACCAGGGGTTCGTGCAAACCCTGGTGCGGATGGTGCCCGGGCTGGGACTCCTGTTCAGCACAGGGAGGATGGGTGATAGATCTCGGGAACTCGCCCGGGCTATCCGTGAAACCACCGACCCGGGGCTCTGGGCTGATTGGCAGCTGCTCTACCGGCGATACGCCCAGTTTCTGGCTGATCATCAGTACTACGAACCCCGGTGGCTTTCTACCCGCAACCCCGAGTGCATATTTGATTATCTGATTGTTTTTCCCCAGGTTCTGGAGGATTGGGCGGAGTATCAGGGCCATCTTGAAGGGCATCCGCGGATTGCGATCTGGGATGACAAAGAGTACCCAGCCAA of the Spirochaeta lutea genome contains:
- a CDS encoding Dabb family protein, with translation MITHIVMWKTAGKNPAEKQAAARTIKEALESLPGRVPGIEFLDVGLDETQGPSSFDVVLTTRFRSWEDLQNYRVHPEHVAVGDVVAAHTEDRAVVDYAGGSADYSSGE
- a CDS encoding M16 family metallopeptidase, with the protein product MKPLSTIITLLLGALVLLTGCVTSEQGITPPEQQTQEPAALPESAVTGVLENGLTYYLYPNEHPENRIFLQLAVDAGAVQEDESQRGIAHFVEHMAFNGTRNFSQQALVDYFESIGMAFGDGVNAFTGFQQTVYILEIPGDDPEILTTTLQVLEDWMNGLSFDPQEVEKERGVIMEEWRLGQNAQGRRADFLLPAVLENSKFARRLPIGIPEVIQGVSAEELTSFYDTWYIPTRMAVSIVGSIEPDTMEDQIITAFQDTWTEEELQAQADSPAQAWKDPVQPPYQGIKSFQWGDPEFPYDIVELYGYQKTPDTQDYPTLARQELLNSLTATALSFRLSEAARSSEPPFLGANFATQQLTRGSNLVSYLAIAQGGDLTRALSALLQETAYLELQGIDQAEFQRAKSRIQADLEAALEQAGRTESGQIVGQFTQHFLTNSPYLGPEKQLQTQLETLASISLGDFNAHASQLLSLEHYRLLLSLSEADPQVDTSQLEALVNQRADLVQTATSLETLDTLIPVPPQAGSIVNEELNQETGILTWELSNGMTVLLRPSTETPGEVLFTALSPGGLSLVSEEDYWTALLAPTLLAESGLADFSYSALETYLADKAISLQPYLGDYFEGLSGTTRNAHLEEFIQLIHLQLSQVRSEPGGIQSILSRLRTNIENRDKDPQTIFSDEINRLFADSHPRGEPLSLETLAMVEPQRALSLFQERFYNPGDFTLIFAGDLTPDQLRPLAETYLASLPPGKDRSENARDLGIRAAADEHSLLYRGIEDKGLMFIAYNQDIPLSRTQQLALEALKETASIRLRKEIREDKSASYGVSVSTGHQPVPYPDTWFTVSTGFEPSRREELFQAITEILAGLAKSGPSSEELTTVRQVLIRGLENQDVENSFWLSQMEQSVRTGSPILTPAQLTDRVQALTAQDIQTLAAEIFDQDTSFSVTLLPEQQKP
- the lspA gene encoding signal peptidase II → MLNENHLGKRMIPLLLSAGLILADQLSKLWILSSIPLNTVGHQVGGGDFLRIIHVRNLGMAFSLGAGMPDWLRVVVFIVIPLSMLIALGFYLVLSREPSTFQRWILAGIIGGGLGNQIDRIFRPLGVVDFIDVKFYGLFGLERWPTFNIADSTVVICAILLGLNLLFGLGEGKKHEKELGGIRE
- a CDS encoding Nif3-like dinuclear metal center hexameric protein gives rise to the protein MGILIEEFDTWARGHLSIDEMAGIDNSINGIQVSCGQREITRAAFAVDACLETFTRAADWGAQLLFVHHGLFWGREQPLVGTHYRRIHALMKEDIALYAAHLPLDAHPELGNNAGMCQVLGLQEREPFGSYHGVKIGYKGLLPEARTVEQVVQQLFGDPGQAIAVLPFGPSKVRSLGIISGGAPFEVDQAIDEGLDLFITGDANHVVYHRCLEAGINVIFAGHYATEVFGPKLMMQRAEAELGLEVRFIHVPTGL
- a CDS encoding TVP38/TMEM64 family protein, which codes for MNDEKKPGVSHRGARIVKGLAFPVILLGITVVGIVHRETLFSVFTDQQAMEEILVKAGWQAPFLYMAVQIIQVFVFIVPGDVVQFAGGYLFGVFGGMAYSLLGILIGSGINFLLARWLGRAFVESLFNPQAVQRFETILASPRAQTGFFLLFLIPGLPGKDLLCYVAGISKLRFGMFLLISMAARLPGILGSSIMGGAVSGGQYGIAIAALALAVLLFGFGFIYRKKIHQWIEMRIHKSDQ